DNA sequence from the Thermodesulfovibrionales bacterium genome:
GAGGGAGAGGATCATAACCCATATATAGCCGTTTTTCAGGTCGCCCCATAAGAGCACCGTAAAAACGATAGATGCTATAATAAGAACTCCTCCCATTGTCGGCGTACCAGATTTCCCTTGATGAGTCTCGGGTCCGTCGTCCCTGATCTGCTGGGTAACGCTCAGCCCCCTGAGCTTCTCTATGACGCGCGGGCCGAGGATAAAGATGAAGAGCATCGCCGTTATTATCGACACCGCTGACCTGAAGGTGATGTACCGGAAAACGTTCAGCGGAGAGAACCATTCATGGAGGCTGTAGAAGAGACTAAAGAGCATTCCCTGCCTCCTGCGCGGAAACCGGTGATCTTCCGTGATGTCCCTCGAGGACCAGTTCCATTTGCATTCCCCGGGAGCCTTTCACGAGGACGGTGTCCCCCTCCCTGCATATCTCCCTGAGGACGTCCCCGGCTCCGGAAGAGTCCGAGACAGTTATCGACTTACCACGGCCCGCGGAAAACTCTTCCGCTGCCTTTTCCATGAGCGGACCCGCGGCAATGAGGACATCCACGGGGATGCCGGCCATCCACCTCCCGAGCTTCCGGTGTGCCTCTTCGGCATAGGAACCGAGTTCGAGCATATCCCCGAGAACCGCTATCGCCCGGCTTCTCCTCAACCGCACGAGTTCCTTGACCGCCTCCTCCATAGAGAGGGGGTTTGCGTTGTATACATCACTGATTATCGTTGCTCCCATAAACTCCTTGAGCTCAAGTCTCATAGGAACACCGATGAAAGACTCTATCCCTTCCTTTATTTCCGCCGGTTTTATCCTTGTTGCGGAACAGAGCGATGCGGCAGCAAGGGCATTGTATATATTGAATTTCCCTGGCACGTTGAGCCTCACTTCCGTGAGCCGTTTCCCGTGAACAGAGAGGGTAAAGACGGAATGCCGCTCTCCGAGGACGATATCCTGCGCCGATACATCGGCCCTGCTCGCTATTCCGAACGTAACGATTGCGAGTCCGTCCCGATGCACCGACTTGTTATGGATACCCTCCATGAGGAACGCGTCATCCGCGTTCAGTGCGATCGTCTTTACCGTTTCGAGGAGTTCGAGCTTCGTGCTCCGCACCGCCTCAAGGCTTCCGAAGCCCTCAATATGCCCCAGTCCGACATTCGTTATGACGCCGAGATCAGGAACCGCAATCCCGCAGAGTTCCCGAATGTCTCCCCTCATGCTCGCTCCCATCTCGAGAACCGCAAACTCA
Encoded proteins:
- the murF gene encoding UDP-N-acetylmuramoyl-tripeptide--D-alanyl-D-alanine ligase; translation: MTVSDIIKATGGKIIYGNPDAVFTGISIDSRTIGKTELFVPLKGRNFDGHKFLIDALRRGGGALVSIPPAEPVKGMTMVFVKNTLKALQDIAHYERMKRAITVVGITGTNGKTTTKELTASILGMSHRVLKTSGNLNNQIGLPLGLVRIADDDEFAVLEMGASMRGDIRELCGIAVPDLGVITNVGLGHIEGFGSLEAVRSTKLELLETVKTIALNADDAFLMEGIHNKSVHRDGLAIVTFGIASRADVSAQDIVLGERHSVFTLSVHGKRLTEVRLNVPGKFNIYNALAAASLCSATRIKPAEIKEGIESFIGVPMRLELKEFMGATIISDVYNANPLSMEEAVKELVRLRRSRAIAVLGDMLELGSYAEEAHRKLGRWMAGIPVDVLIAAGPLMEKAAEEFSAGRGKSITVSDSSGAGDVLREICREGDTVLVKGSRGMQMELVLEGHHGRSPVSAQEAGNAL